A region of Nocardioides alkalitolerans DNA encodes the following proteins:
- the gcvP gene encoding aminomethyl-transferring glycine dehydrogenase, whose protein sequence is MDADPTTPDLATDDVLGFARRHIGPDADAVATMLARLGHESLDALMDAAVPASIRDRDVRLHLPAPASEQDVAAELRALAAANGLAEPMIGLGYHGTVTPAVIRRNVLEDPSWYTAYTPYQPEISQGRLEALLNFQTMVGDLTGLPTANASLLDEGTAAAEAMTLVRRANRKARGPFVVDADALPQTIAVVRTRAAAMGIEVVVADLAGGLPSSVAETGLCGVLVQYPGASGEVRDPRPVIDAAHEHGGLAVVAADLLALTLLESPGTLGADVAVGSTQRFGVPLFHGGPHAAYVAVRAGLERNLPGRLVGVSVDAEGRPAYRLALQTREQHIRRDKATSNICTAQVLLAVVASMYAVYHGPDGLRRIAERTHDLAARAAASLRAAGLDVPTTAFFDTVTVRVPGGAAGTVAAARDEGLHLRLVDADTVGVAFSEVSGPHTLRALHAAFGVVPVRVDPARDALPTALARTTPYLTHDVFSSHHSETQMLRYLRRLSGRDYALDRGMIPLGSCTMKLNATTEMEPVSLPGFADLHPFVPAEDAAGYRRLVADLEGWLAEVTGYDRVSIQPNAGSQGELAGLMAIRAYHEARGDSARDVCLIPSSAHGTNAASAVMAGMRVVVVASRDDGGVDLDDLRRACAEHADDLAAIMITYPSTHGVYEDTVTELCEVVHAHGGQVYVDGANLNALVGHARPGAFGGDVSHLNLHKTFCIPHGGGGPGVGPVAVRAHLAPYLPSHPLHPDPERRDGIGPISAAPHGSAGILPISWAYVRLMGAAGLARATAVAVLSANYVAARLGEHFPVLYRGANGLVAHECILDLRPLTKATGVTVDDVAKRLVDHGFHAPTMSFPVAGTLMVEPTESEDLAELDRFCDAMISIRAEIARVEAGEWSAEESPLRHAPHTTRALVGEWDRAYSRETAVFPQGHDVDKYWPPVARIDQAYGDRNLVCACPPLEAFAEDGVLVGEGA, encoded by the coding sequence ATGGACGCCGATCCCACGACCCCCGACCTCGCGACGGACGACGTGCTGGGCTTCGCCCGCCGCCACATCGGCCCCGACGCCGATGCCGTCGCCACCATGCTCGCCCGCCTGGGCCACGAGTCGCTCGACGCCCTCATGGACGCGGCCGTGCCCGCCTCCATCCGTGACCGCGACGTCCGTCTGCACCTGCCCGCGCCGGCCTCGGAGCAGGACGTCGCCGCCGAGCTGCGCGCCCTCGCCGCGGCGAACGGCCTGGCGGAGCCGATGATCGGGCTGGGCTACCACGGCACCGTGACCCCGGCGGTGATCCGCCGCAACGTGCTCGAGGACCCGAGCTGGTACACGGCCTACACGCCCTACCAGCCCGAGATCTCCCAGGGCCGGCTGGAGGCGCTCCTCAACTTCCAGACGATGGTGGGGGACCTGACCGGCCTGCCGACCGCGAACGCGTCCCTCCTCGACGAGGGCACGGCGGCCGCGGAGGCCATGACGCTCGTGCGGCGAGCGAACCGCAAGGCCCGCGGGCCCTTCGTGGTCGACGCCGACGCGCTGCCGCAGACGATCGCGGTCGTGCGCACCCGCGCGGCCGCCATGGGCATCGAGGTCGTGGTGGCCGACCTCGCCGGCGGACTGCCGTCGTCGGTCGCCGAGACCGGCCTGTGCGGCGTGCTGGTGCAGTACCCCGGCGCCTCCGGCGAGGTCCGCGACCCCCGGCCGGTCATCGACGCCGCGCACGAGCACGGCGGGCTCGCCGTCGTCGCCGCCGACCTCCTCGCGCTCACCCTCCTGGAGTCCCCGGGCACGCTGGGGGCCGACGTCGCGGTCGGCTCGACCCAGCGCTTCGGGGTGCCGCTCTTCCACGGGGGACCGCACGCGGCGTACGTCGCGGTGCGCGCCGGGCTGGAGCGGAACCTCCCCGGGCGCCTCGTCGGGGTGTCCGTGGACGCGGAGGGGCGGCCGGCCTACCGGCTCGCGCTGCAGACCCGGGAGCAGCACATCCGTCGCGACAAGGCCACCTCCAACATCTGCACCGCGCAGGTGCTGCTCGCGGTGGTGGCGTCGATGTACGCCGTCTACCACGGTCCCGACGGACTGCGCCGGATCGCCGAGCGCACCCACGACCTCGCCGCTCGGGCTGCCGCGTCGCTGCGGGCGGCCGGTCTCGACGTGCCGACGACCGCGTTCTTCGACACCGTCACGGTCCGGGTCCCCGGCGGCGCCGCCGGGACGGTCGCCGCGGCGCGGGACGAGGGTCTCCACCTGCGGCTCGTCGACGCCGACACGGTCGGCGTCGCGTTCTCCGAGGTGAGCGGGCCGCACACGCTCCGCGCCCTCCACGCGGCGTTCGGCGTGGTGCCTGTCCGCGTGGACCCGGCCCGTGACGCCCTTCCCACCGCGCTGGCCCGCACCACGCCGTACCTCACCCACGACGTCTTCTCGAGCCACCACAGCGAGACGCAGATGCTGCGCTACCTGCGCCGGCTCTCGGGACGCGACTACGCGCTGGACCGCGGCATGATCCCGCTGGGCTCGTGCACGATGAAGCTCAACGCCACGACCGAGATGGAGCCGGTGAGCCTCCCGGGCTTCGCCGACCTCCACCCCTTCGTGCCCGCGGAGGACGCGGCCGGCTACCGGCGCCTCGTCGCCGACCTTGAGGGCTGGCTGGCCGAGGTGACCGGCTACGACCGCGTGTCGATCCAGCCCAACGCGGGCTCGCAGGGCGAGCTCGCCGGCCTGATGGCGATCCGGGCCTACCACGAGGCGCGCGGCGACTCCGCCCGTGACGTCTGCCTCATCCCGTCCTCGGCCCACGGCACCAACGCGGCGTCCGCGGTCATGGCCGGCATGCGGGTCGTGGTCGTCGCCTCCCGCGACGACGGCGGCGTCGACCTCGACGACCTCCGCCGCGCCTGCGCGGAGCACGCCGACGACCTCGCGGCGATCATGATCACCTACCCCTCGACCCACGGCGTCTACGAGGACACCGTCACCGAGCTCTGCGAGGTCGTGCACGCCCACGGCGGCCAGGTGTACGTCGACGGGGCCAACCTCAACGCCCTCGTCGGCCACGCCCGACCGGGGGCCTTCGGCGGCGACGTCTCCCACCTCAACCTGCACAAGACGTTCTGCATCCCGCACGGCGGCGGCGGTCCCGGCGTGGGCCCCGTGGCCGTGCGGGCGCACCTGGCGCCGTACCTGCCCTCGCACCCCCTTCACCCCGACCCGGAGCGGCGGGACGGGATCGGCCCGATCAGCGCTGCGCCGCACGGGTCGGCGGGCATCCTGCCGATCTCGTGGGCCTACGTGCGCCTCATGGGGGCCGCGGGGCTCGCGCGGGCGACGGCGGTCGCCGTGCTGTCGGCGAACTACGTCGCCGCGCGACTGGGGGAGCACTTCCCGGTGCTCTACCGCGGCGCGAACGGGCTGGTGGCCCACGAGTGCATCCTCGACCTCCGGCCGCTCACGAAGGCCACGGGCGTGACGGTGGACGACGTCGCGAAGCGGCTCGTCGACCACGGCTTCCACGCGCCGACCATGTCGTTCCCGGTGGCGGGGACCCTCATGGTGGAGCCGACCGAGTCGGAGGACCTGGCCGAGCTCGACCGCTTCTGCGACGCCATGATCTCGATCCGTGCGGAGATCGCCCGGGTCGAGGCGGGGGAGTGGAGCGCGGAGGAGTCGCCGCTGCGCCACGCGCCGCACACGACCCGCGCCCTGGTCGGCGAGTGGGACCGCGCCTACTCGCGCGAGACTGCCGTCTTCCCCCAGGGCCACGACGTCGACAAGTACTGGCCGCCGGTCGCCCGCATCGACCAGGCGTACGGCGACCGCAACCTCGTCTGCGCCTGCCCGCCCCTCGAGGCCTTCGCGGAGGACGGGGTCCTCGTGGGGGAGGGCGCGTGA
- a CDS encoding serine hydrolase produces MRDDAPVLAGTARALLTRVAETQVAARAPSLVAGVVRDGTLVWSGGWGEVPGPVEDTQYRIGSITKTLTAVVVLQAVRDGLLDLGGRIDEALGEPIGTYGDRTLRQLLSHTSGMQSEPAGEWWERTEGGSFADLVAANPGAGAVFPAGQQYHYTNLGFALLGEAAARVRGTDWWSLARSAVLEPLGMTRTSYGPEAPHASGASVHPYTSELVPEPATDTGAMAPAGQAWSTVTDLGRYAAFLAAGHPDVLDGPWLDLASHPVGATRASGLASAHGLGLALLAGGSGMLRGHTGSMPGFQAACFVDAPRRTGAVVLAGSTTGVPAGGLAVDLLELLHAHEPTLPTPWRAPAAVPALVRDVVGVWHWGNTPYVVRVEGAAGDEVVVRRGGAVAHRFALRGAPGEERLVGTGGYHDGETVEVHRRRDGSVSHLVVATFVYTRTPYDPEVPVPGGHPTTGT; encoded by the coding sequence GTGAGGGACGACGCGCCGGTCCTGGCCGGCACCGCCCGCGCGCTGCTCACCCGCGTCGCGGAGACCCAGGTCGCCGCCCGGGCGCCGTCGCTGGTCGCCGGCGTGGTGCGGGACGGGACGCTCGTGTGGTCGGGCGGCTGGGGCGAGGTGCCCGGGCCGGTCGAGGACACGCAGTACCGCATCGGGTCGATCACGAAGACGCTCACCGCGGTCGTCGTGCTGCAGGCCGTGCGCGACGGCCTGCTCGACCTCGGCGGCAGGATCGACGAGGCCCTCGGCGAGCCGATCGGCACCTACGGCGACCGCACCCTCCGCCAGCTGCTCTCCCACACGTCGGGCATGCAGTCCGAGCCCGCGGGCGAGTGGTGGGAGCGCACGGAGGGCGGCTCGTTCGCCGACCTCGTCGCCGCCAACCCGGGCGCGGGCGCGGTCTTCCCGGCCGGCCAGCAGTACCACTACACCAACCTCGGCTTCGCCCTGCTCGGCGAGGCGGCCGCGCGCGTCCGCGGCACGGACTGGTGGTCGCTCGCGCGCTCCGCCGTGCTCGAGCCGCTCGGGATGACGCGCACCTCCTACGGCCCCGAGGCCCCGCACGCCAGCGGCGCCTCGGTGCACCCCTACACGAGCGAGCTGGTGCCCGAGCCCGCCACCGACACGGGGGCCATGGCACCCGCCGGGCAGGCCTGGTCGACGGTCACCGACCTGGGCCGGTACGCCGCGTTCCTCGCCGCCGGGCACCCCGACGTGCTCGACGGGCCGTGGCTGGACCTGGCGAGCCACCCGGTGGGCGCCACCCGCGCGTCGGGCCTGGCCAGCGCCCACGGGCTCGGGCTCGCCCTCCTGGCGGGCGGGTCCGGGATGCTCCGCGGCCACACCGGCTCGATGCCCGGCTTCCAGGCGGCCTGCTTCGTCGACGCCCCGCGCCGCACGGGAGCGGTCGTCCTCGCGGGCTCGACCACCGGCGTACCGGCGGGCGGGCTCGCCGTCGACCTGCTCGAGCTGCTGCACGCGCACGAACCGACGCTGCCGACGCCCTGGCGGGCGCCGGCCGCCGTGCCCGCGCTGGTGCGGGACGTCGTCGGGGTGTGGCACTGGGGCAACACGCCGTACGTCGTGCGGGTGGAGGGCGCAGCGGGCGACGAGGTCGTCGTGCGTCGCGGTGGCGCCGTGGCGCACCGGTTCGCCCTGCGCGGCGCACCGGGGGAGGAGCGGCTGGTCGGCACCGGCGGCTACCACGACGGCGAGACGGTCGAGGTGCACCGCCGCCGGGACGGCAGCGTCAGCCACCTCGTCGTGGCGACGTTCGTCTACACGCGCACGCCGTACGACCCCGAGGTGCCGGTGCCGGGCGGACACCCGACCACCGGCACCTGA
- a CDS encoding YihY/virulence factor BrkB family protein yields MGAPPPDDPRKPDEVRDIEAPSWRYVLRRTFREFGKDQCTDLAAALTYYAVLALFPGLVALLALVGLVGQGQATVDTLLQVLRDVGAGNAATTLEPTLQQLASSQTAGVAFVVGLATALWSASGYVGSFGRAMNRVYEIREGRPVWKLRPVMLLLTAVAVVLVALVALALVLTGPAASAVGDAIGLGDTAVLVWNIAKWPVVLGAVVLVVALLYYVTPNVQQPRFRWISLGAVLAIVVWLVASAAFGFYVANFGSYNRTYGSLAGVAVFLLWLWITNLALLLGAELDAELERGRELQAGIAAEESIQLPPRDTHAIEKSDEKHADDVQDGRELRHAAGRRSDGAASSDG; encoded by the coding sequence GTGGGGGCTCCTCCGCCGGACGACCCGCGCAAGCCCGACGAGGTCCGCGACATCGAGGCGCCGTCGTGGCGCTACGTGCTGCGCCGCACGTTCCGGGAGTTCGGCAAGGACCAGTGCACCGACCTCGCGGCAGCACTGACCTACTACGCCGTCCTGGCCCTCTTTCCCGGGCTCGTGGCGCTCCTCGCGCTGGTAGGTCTCGTGGGGCAGGGACAGGCCACGGTCGACACGCTGCTGCAGGTGCTCCGGGACGTCGGCGCGGGCAACGCCGCCACCACGCTGGAGCCCACGCTCCAGCAGCTGGCCTCCTCGCAGACCGCCGGCGTCGCCTTCGTCGTCGGTCTCGCCACGGCGCTGTGGTCGGCCTCGGGCTACGTCGGCTCGTTCGGCCGGGCGATGAACCGGGTCTACGAGATCCGCGAGGGTCGGCCGGTGTGGAAGCTGCGTCCGGTGATGCTGCTGCTCACGGCCGTCGCCGTGGTGCTCGTCGCGCTGGTCGCGCTCGCCCTCGTGCTGACCGGCCCGGCGGCGTCCGCGGTGGGCGACGCCATCGGCCTCGGCGACACCGCGGTGCTCGTCTGGAACATCGCGAAGTGGCCCGTCGTGCTCGGTGCGGTGGTGCTGGTCGTCGCGCTGCTCTACTACGTGACGCCCAACGTGCAGCAGCCGAGGTTCCGCTGGATCAGCCTCGGCGCCGTCCTGGCGATCGTCGTCTGGCTGGTCGCGTCGGCGGCGTTCGGCTTCTACGTGGCGAACTTCGGCAGCTACAACCGCACCTACGGGTCGCTCGCGGGGGTCGCGGTCTTCCTGCTCTGGCTCTGGATCACCAACCTCGCGCTGCTGCTCGGCGCCGAGCTGGACGCCGAGCTGGAGCGCGGTCGCGAGCTCCAGGCCGGGATCGCCGCGGAGGAGAGCATCCAGCTCCCGCCCCGCGACACCCACGCCATCGAGAAGAGCGACGAGAAGCACGCGGACGACGTGCAGGACGGACGCGAGCTCCGCCACGCCGCCGGACGGCGGTCCGACGGCGCCGCCTCGAGCGACGGGTGA
- a CDS encoding DUF3618 domain-containing protein — MATPEGSSDEQQQPSVAELEEQVAQTRADLADTVEALAAKADVTGRAKHKAEEVVQHARASAEVTAGQAAQAAAHAREQLTDDRGRPTPVALGVAGGLLVLGLVVGVVVRRRRG, encoded by the coding sequence ATGGCCACGCCTGAGGGATCGAGCGACGAGCAGCAGCAGCCGAGCGTCGCCGAGCTGGAGGAGCAGGTCGCGCAGACCCGCGCCGACCTGGCCGACACCGTCGAGGCGCTGGCGGCGAAGGCCGACGTGACGGGACGCGCCAAGCACAAGGCCGAGGAGGTCGTGCAGCACGCCCGCGCGTCCGCCGAGGTGACCGCCGGGCAGGCCGCCCAGGCGGCGGCGCACGCCCGCGAGCAGCTGACCGACGACCGCGGTAGGCCCACGCCCGTCGCCCTCGGCGTCGCCGGCGGCCTGCTCGTGCTGGGTCTCGTCGTCGGGGTCGTCGTCCGGCGGCGCAGGGGCTAG
- a CDS encoding phage holin family protein, with protein MSSVHGDETTGELIARLSTQTSELLRGEIRLAQAEITQKVKYAGFGAGAFGAAGVLALYGGGALIATVIIALALVLPAWLAALVVTAALFLLAALLAVVGRSQVKHAAPPVPERAVEGLKTDVRTVKEAREHGHA; from the coding sequence GTGAGCAGCGTCCACGGGGACGAGACGACCGGCGAGCTGATCGCGCGCCTGTCGACGCAGACGTCCGAGCTGCTCCGCGGCGAGATCCGTCTCGCCCAGGCGGAGATCACCCAGAAGGTGAAGTACGCCGGGTTCGGCGCGGGGGCGTTCGGCGCCGCCGGCGTGCTGGCGCTGTACGGCGGGGGTGCGCTGATCGCGACGGTGATCATCGCCCTCGCCTTGGTGCTGCCCGCCTGGCTCGCCGCCCTCGTCGTGACCGCGGCCCTGTTTCTCCTGGCCGCCCTGCTCGCCGTGGTCGGCCGGAGCCAGGTCAAGCACGCGGCTCCCCCGGTGCCCGAGCGCGCCGTGGAGGGGCTCAAGACCGACGTCCGCACCGTGAAGGAGGCCCGCGAGCATGGCCACGCCTGA
- a CDS encoding metallopeptidase TldD-related protein, giving the protein MTTSPTPQELVERALEASRSDDAVVIVRTTSSANLRWANNTLTTNGEMSGIQVSVLAFDRRGDGVAVGSVTSAASDLAEVLSLVELADAAARAADVADDAADLVSGVAAPDWAEPPARTSIGVYDAVAPALGTAFGTAGGGGRVLYGFVDHEVATVYVGSTTGLRLRHVQPTGHWACTAKPTSLDQSAWVGGATRDFTDVDPVAFEAELTRRLGWGSRRVDLPAGRYDTVLPPTSTADLMIYLLWISGALDAHDGQSVWSRPGGGTRVGEQVAAPGVRLHSAPAYPGLEAVPFVHTTASSESASVFDNGLPIVPTDWIRDGVLTSLLTSRHSARVTGLPVNPAPDNLVLDVAGGEGMTEDLVAGTERGLLVTSLWYIRVVDPQSMLLTGLTRDGVYLVEGGEITGLVTNFRFNESPVDLLNRFSHAGATELSFSREWGDYFSRTATPALRIPDFNMSSVSQAQ; this is encoded by the coding sequence GTGACCACCTCGCCCACGCCCCAGGAGCTCGTCGAGCGCGCCCTCGAGGCCAGCCGTAGCGACGACGCGGTCGTCATCGTCCGCACCACCTCCAGCGCCAACCTGCGCTGGGCCAACAACACCCTCACCACCAACGGCGAGATGAGCGGCATCCAGGTGTCGGTGCTCGCCTTCGACCGCCGCGGCGACGGCGTCGCGGTGGGCTCGGTCACGAGCGCGGCGAGCGACCTCGCGGAGGTCCTCTCCCTCGTCGAGCTGGCGGACGCCGCTGCGCGGGCGGCGGACGTCGCCGACGACGCCGCCGACCTCGTCAGCGGCGTCGCTGCCCCCGACTGGGCGGAGCCGCCGGCCCGCACCTCCATCGGCGTGTACGACGCGGTCGCGCCCGCTCTCGGCACGGCGTTCGGCACCGCCGGGGGCGGCGGTCGGGTGCTCTACGGGTTCGTCGACCACGAGGTGGCGACGGTCTACGTCGGTTCCACCACCGGGTTGCGGCTGCGGCACGTGCAGCCGACCGGCCACTGGGCGTGCACGGCCAAGCCGACGTCGCTCGACCAGAGCGCGTGGGTCGGCGGCGCCACCCGCGACTTCACCGACGTGGACCCGGTCGCGTTCGAGGCCGAGCTGACGCGCCGCCTGGGCTGGGGCAGCCGGCGGGTGGACCTGCCCGCAGGGCGCTACGACACGGTGCTCCCCCCGACGTCGACGGCCGACCTCATGATCTACCTGCTGTGGATCTCGGGGGCGCTCGACGCCCACGACGGGCAGTCGGTGTGGAGCCGTCCCGGCGGCGGCACGCGCGTCGGTGAGCAGGTCGCCGCGCCCGGCGTTCGGCTGCACTCGGCGCCGGCCTACCCCGGGCTCGAGGCCGTGCCGTTCGTCCACACCACCGCCTCGAGCGAGAGCGCCTCGGTCTTCGACAACGGCCTGCCGATCGTGCCGACGGACTGGATCCGCGACGGGGTGCTCACCTCGCTGCTGACGAGCCGGCACTCGGCGCGCGTGACGGGTCTCCCCGTCAACCCGGCGCCGGACAACCTCGTGCTCGACGTCGCCGGCGGAGAGGGCATGACGGAGGACCTCGTGGCCGGCACCGAGCGGGGCCTGCTCGTGACGTCGCTCTGGTACATCCGTGTCGTCGATCCGCAGTCGATGCTGCTGACCGGCCTCACCCGCGACGGGGTCTACCTGGTCGAGGGCGGCGAGATCACCGGTCTCGTCACCAACTTCCGCTTCAACGAGAGCCCCGTCGACCTCCTCAACCGGTTCAGCCACGCCGGCGCGACCGAGCTCAGCTTCAGCCGCGAGTGGGGCGACTACTTCTCGCGCACCGCCACGCCGGCGCTGCGGATCCCCGACTTCAACATGTCGAGCGTGTCGCAGGCGCAGTAG
- a CDS encoding TldD/PmbA family protein, which translates to MSGLGIDASFLDLPFRHLADVALGRAADLGVTHADFRFERVRYQDLHVRDGSLLGTQDSSDVGFAVRVVHGGAWGFASGVVLTEAEARHVAERAVEVARVAAAMTTVPVELADEPVYADVSWTSPYEIDPLEVPVAEKVALLVDFTERLRAHDVVGHATAGLRQVRENKFYADLAGTRTTQQRVRLMPEVTAMGADAERGIFDSMTSIAPPVGRGWEYLVGRPGAGGWDWDAELAEMPDLLAEKLRAPSVEAGTYDLVIHPSNLWLTIHESIGHATELDRALGYEANYAGTSFATYDQLGSLQYGSPVMNVTGDRTAPHGLASIGWDDEGVATQSWDIVKDGVLVGYQLDRVMGRQKPELNDGRSNGCAYADSPGHIPIQRMANVSLQPDPDGPSTEGLIERVERGIYVVGDKSWSIDMQRYNFQFTGQRFYKIEDGRLAGQLRDVAYQATTTDFWGSMEAVGGPETYVLGGAFNCGKAQPGQVASVSHGCPTALFRGVRILNTGEEAGK; encoded by the coding sequence ATGAGCGGTCTCGGCATCGACGCGTCATTCCTCGACCTCCCGTTCCGGCACCTGGCGGACGTCGCCCTCGGCCGTGCGGCCGACCTGGGGGTCACCCACGCGGACTTCCGGTTCGAGCGGGTGCGCTACCAGGACCTGCACGTCCGCGACGGCTCGCTGCTCGGCACGCAGGACAGCTCGGACGTCGGCTTCGCCGTCCGTGTCGTCCACGGCGGGGCGTGGGGGTTCGCGTCGGGGGTCGTGCTCACGGAGGCCGAGGCCCGCCACGTGGCGGAGCGGGCCGTCGAGGTCGCCCGGGTCGCGGCGGCCATGACGACCGTCCCCGTCGAGCTGGCCGACGAGCCGGTCTACGCCGACGTGTCGTGGACCTCGCCCTACGAGATCGACCCCCTCGAGGTGCCCGTCGCCGAGAAGGTCGCCCTGCTCGTCGACTTCACCGAGCGCCTTCGGGCGCACGACGTCGTCGGCCACGCCACCGCCGGCCTGCGGCAGGTGCGGGAGAACAAGTTCTACGCCGACCTGGCGGGCACGCGCACCACGCAGCAGCGGGTGCGGCTGATGCCCGAGGTCACCGCGATGGGCGCCGACGCCGAGCGCGGCATCTTCGACTCGATGACGTCGATCGCCCCGCCCGTGGGCCGCGGGTGGGAGTACCTGGTCGGCCGCCCCGGCGCCGGCGGGTGGGACTGGGACGCGGAGCTGGCCGAGATGCCCGACCTCCTGGCCGAGAAGCTGCGCGCGCCGAGCGTCGAGGCCGGCACCTACGACCTCGTCATCCACCCCTCGAACCTGTGGCTCACCATCCACGAGTCCATCGGTCACGCGACCGAGCTCGACCGGGCGCTGGGCTACGAGGCGAACTACGCCGGCACGAGCTTCGCGACCTACGACCAGCTCGGGTCGCTGCAGTACGGCTCGCCCGTCATGAACGTCACCGGCGACCGCACCGCGCCCCACGGGCTGGCGTCGATCGGCTGGGACGACGAGGGCGTCGCCACCCAGTCGTGGGACATCGTCAAGGACGGCGTGCTCGTCGGCTACCAGCTCGACCGGGTGATGGGCCGGCAGAAGCCCGAGCTCAACGACGGCCGCTCCAACGGCTGCGCCTACGCCGACTCGCCCGGCCACATCCCGATCCAGCGGATGGCGAACGTGTCGCTGCAGCCCGATCCCGACGGCCCCAGCACGGAGGGCCTCATCGAGCGCGTCGAGCGCGGGATCTACGTCGTCGGCGACAAGTCGTGGTCGATCGACATGCAGCGCTACAACTTCCAGTTCACCGGGCAGCGGTTCTACAAGATCGAGGACGGCCGCCTCGCCGGCCAGCTGCGCGACGTCGCCTACCAGGCGACGACCACCGACTTCTGGGGCTCCATGGAGGCCGTCGGCGGCCCCGAGACCTACGTCCTGGGAGGCGCGTTCAACTGTGGCAAGGCCCAGCCCGGCCAGGTGGCCTCGGTGAGCCACGGCTGCCCGACGGCGCTGTTCCGCGGCGTACGGATCCTCAACACAGGAGAGGAGGCGGGCAAGTGA